The proteins below come from a single Necator americanus strain Aroian chromosome V, whole genome shotgun sequence genomic window:
- a CDS encoding hypothetical protein (NECATOR_CHRV.G17722.T1), which translates to MLLLLLLLLLLLLLLLLLLLLLLLLLLLLLLLLLLLLLLLLLLLLLLLLLLLLLLLLLLLLLLLLLLLLLLLLLLLLLLLLLLLLLLLLLLLLLLLLLLLLLLLLLLLLLLLLLLLLLLLLLLLLLLLLLLLLFYYYYYYYYLLLLLLLLLLLLLFIINILFYYYIIIINYYYLLLLFYYYYYYYYYYYYYYYYYYYYYYYYYYYYYYYYYYYYYYYYYYYYYYYYYYYYYYYYYYYYYYYYYYYYYYYYYYYYYYYYIIDIELDLSTKNEATNIFFTQIPFAFSRTYYFLLIVKWKQKPRLLRNSVTG; encoded by the coding sequence atgttattattattattattattattattattattattattattattattattattattattattattattattattattattattattattattattattattattattattattattattattattattattattattattattattattattattattattattattattattattattattattattattattattattattattattattattattattattattattattattattattattattattattattattattattattattattattattattattattattattattattattattattattattattattattattattattattattattattattattattattattattattattattattattattattattattattattttattattattattattattattatttactactattattattattattattattattattattatttattattaatatattattttattattatattattattattaattattattatttattattattattttattattattattattattattattattattattattattattattattattattattattattattattattattattattattattattattattattattattattattattattattattattattattattattattattattattattattattattattattattattattattattattattattattattattattattattattattattattattattattattattatattatagatATAGAGCTTGATCTGTCAACTAAAAATGAGGcaacgaatattttttttactcaaattCCTTTCGCTTTTTCAAGAacctattatttcttattgatcgtcaaatggaagcaaaagccaagattgttaagaAATTCTGTTACGGGCTAA